A single region of the Lycium barbarum isolate Lr01 chromosome 2, ASM1917538v2, whole genome shotgun sequence genome encodes:
- the LOC132626115 gene encoding probable serine/threonine-protein kinase PBL3, which translates to MGNCFVSSARVDASLSSCNISASEASRIPSRKSNSSVLSSLSIPSYSRKSSVDILSTPRSEGEILFSPNVKSFSFNELKSATRNFRPDSLLGEGGFGYVFKGWIDEHTLSAAKPGSGMVIAVKKLKPEGFQGHKEWVTEVNYLGQLRHPNLVKLIGYCIEGDDRLLVYEFMPKGSLENHLFRRGPQPLTWSTRIKVAIGAARGLAFLHDAKEQVIYRDFKASNILLDGEFNAKLSDFGLAKAGPTGDRTHVSTQVIGTQGYAAPEYVATGRLTSRSDVYSFGVVLLELISGRRALDKTKVGVEQNLVDWAKPYLGDKRRLFRIMDTKLEGQYPQKGAYTAANLAWQCLSNEPKLRPRMSEVLAALEELQASKGANRGSRIEHRATSSSVPVSPFRHRSSLSMTPSASPLQAYHKSPRGR; encoded by the exons CTTCTGAAGCATCCAGGATTCCCAGCAGAAAAAGCAATTCTTCTGTTCTATCAAGTCTAAGTATTCCATCTTATAGTCGGAAAAGCAGTGTTGATATCCTTTCTACTCCGAGATCCGAAGGCGAAATTTTGTTTTCTCCCAATGTTAAGTCCTTCTCATTTAACGAATTGAAAAGTGCGACAAGGAACTTTAGACCTGACAGTCTTCTTGGCGAAGGAGGATTCGGTTATGTTTTTAAAGGATGGATTGATGAACATACCCTTAGTGCTGCAAAGCCTGGTTCTGGAATGGTTATTGCGGTCAAGAAATTGAAGCCAGAGGGTTTTCAGGGTCACAAGGAGTGGGTG ACTGAAGTTAATTACCTCGGGCAACTTCGTCATCCAAACCTGGTTAAACTCATTGGGTATTGTATAGAGGGAGATGACCGTCTATTGGTTTATGAGTTCATGCCTAAAGGGAGCTTGGAGAACCATTTATTTAGAA GAGGGCCTCAGCCtttgacttggtcaacaagaATTAAGGTGGCTATTGGTGCTGCAAGAGGACTTGCTTTCCTACATGATGCTAAAGAACAAGTTATATATCGGGATTTTAAGGCTTCTAATATTCTCTTAGATGGG GAATTTAATGCAAAGTTGTCTGATTTTGGTTTGGCCAAGGCAGGCCCAACTGGTGATCGCACTCACGTGTCCACTCAAGTGATTGGTACACAGGGCTATGCTGCTCCAGAATATGTCGCTACAG GTCGATTGACATCAAGAAGTGATGTATACAGCTTTGGGGTTGTATTGCTTGAACTAATATCAGGGCGTCGTGCGCTCGATAAAACAAAAGTTGGTGTCGAGCAGAATCTTGTGGATTGGGCAAAGCCATATCTAGGGGACAAGAGGAGGTTGTTTCGAATTATGGACACTAAACTAGAGGGCCAATATCCTCAGAAAGGAGCATATACAGCTGCTAACCTTGCTTGGCAGTGTCTAAGCAACGAGCCTAAGCTAAGGCCGCGTATGTCTGAAGTTTTGGCTGCTCTTGAAGAGCTTCAAGCATCGAAAGGCGCTAACAGAGGATCTCGGATTGAGCATCGAGCCACTTCCAGCTCTGTTCCAGTTTCTCCATTTAGACATCGTTCATCACTCAGCATGACACCCTCTGCCTCTCCGTTACAGGCCTATCATAAGTCTCCACGCGGAAGGTGA